A genomic stretch from Enterobacter dykesii includes:
- a CDS encoding PTS sugar transporter subunit IIC, which produces MSANHAAFNLIFRFVENYVSPIAGRISSQRHVMAIRDGFISAMPFMIVGSFLLVFAYPPFSPDTTWGFARAWLDMAKQFEGQILTPFDMTMGIMSIYICAAIAYNLGKHYVKSHQIDPFMCAMLSLMAFLLVAAPKTKGTLPVDSLGGTGIFTAILVAIYCVEMMRFLKAHNIGIRLPDQVPPMIKNSFDLLIPVLVVVLTLYPLSLLIQSQFGMLIPQAIMSVFKPLVSAADSLPAILLAVLIGHLLWFAGIHGAAIVSGMLQMFWLTNLGANQTALAASQPLPHIFMEAFWTFFIVIGGSGATMGLVICYLRSRSAHLRSIGRLSVVPSFFNINEPVIFGTPIVMNPVFFIPFLLAPMVNAVLAWAAMTFDLIGRVISVVPWTAPAPIGAAWALGWDFRAAILVVVLACVSAIIYFPFFKVYEKQLLEQEAEEAQRNAEEDNQQVA; this is translated from the coding sequence ATGTCTGCCAACCATGCTGCGTTTAACCTGATATTCCGTTTTGTTGAAAATTACGTGAGCCCGATTGCCGGGCGGATCTCTTCCCAGCGTCATGTCATGGCCATTCGTGATGGGTTCATCTCCGCGATGCCATTTATGATTGTGGGTTCATTTTTGTTAGTGTTCGCATACCCGCCGTTTTCGCCGGATACCACCTGGGGTTTCGCCCGGGCCTGGCTGGATATGGCGAAGCAGTTTGAAGGCCAGATCCTGACGCCGTTTGATATGACAATGGGCATTATGTCCATTTATATTTGTGCGGCCATTGCCTATAACCTTGGCAAACACTATGTCAAATCGCACCAGATAGACCCGTTTATGTGCGCCATGCTGTCGCTGATGGCGTTTCTGCTGGTCGCGGCGCCGAAAACCAAAGGCACGCTGCCAGTCGACAGCCTGGGTGGGACGGGCATTTTTACCGCGATTCTGGTGGCGATCTACTGCGTTGAGATGATGCGTTTCCTCAAGGCGCATAACATCGGTATTCGCCTGCCGGACCAGGTTCCTCCGATGATCAAAAACTCTTTTGATCTGCTGATTCCTGTGCTGGTGGTGGTGTTGACGCTCTATCCTCTGAGCCTGCTCATTCAGTCTCAGTTCGGCATGCTGATCCCGCAGGCCATTATGTCGGTCTTTAAACCTTTGGTTTCCGCAGCGGATTCCCTGCCTGCGATCCTGCTGGCCGTGTTGATTGGCCATCTGCTGTGGTTCGCCGGGATCCACGGAGCCGCCATCGTCTCCGGGATGCTGCAGATGTTCTGGCTGACTAACCTGGGCGCGAATCAGACCGCGCTGGCCGCCAGCCAGCCTCTGCCGCATATTTTTATGGAGGCGTTCTGGACGTTCTTTATCGTTATTGGCGGGTCGGGAGCCACGATGGGGCTGGTGATTTGCTATCTGCGTAGCCGTTCAGCGCATTTACGCTCTATCGGGCGTTTGAGCGTGGTACCCAGCTTCTTTAACATCAATGAGCCTGTCATTTTCGGTACGCCAATCGTGATGAACCCGGTGTTCTTTATTCCGTTCCTGCTGGCACCGATGGTAAATGCAGTGCTCGCCTGGGCGGCGATGACGTTTGATCTGATTGGCCGCGTCATCTCAGTGGTCCCGTGGACGGCACCGGCGCCGATAGGCGCAGCCTGGGCTCTGGGATGGGATTTCCGTGCGGCTATTCTGGTTGTGGTTCTGGCCTGCGTATCGGCAATCATCTACTTCCCGTTCTTCAAAGTGTACG